From one Tsukamurella tyrosinosolvens genomic stretch:
- a CDS encoding cytochrome ubiquinol oxidase subunit I, whose translation MTALDIARWQFGMTTVMHFILVPLTIGLAPMVATMQTIWLVTGKQAWLKATNFFGKLFLINFALGVATGIVQEFQFGMAWSEYSKFVGDVFGAPLALEGLVAFFMESTFLGLWIFGWTRLPKLVHLGCIWLVALGVNASAFFIIAANSWMQHPVGATFNPEKNRAELTSIWEVLTNSTTLAAFPHTVFGAWLTAGTFVAAIGGWWMVRGMRKGDPDAIELAQSMRPVTRFGLGVMIVSAVGLGITGDAQAKLMFEQQPMKMASAESLCHTETGASFSLLTIGTHNNCESVTHVLQVPYVTSFLANGDPNSTLKGVTELQAEAVEKFGPGDYRPNLFVSYWAFRAMMGWSVGSGVLALAGLWVTRRGRVPNQKWFSRICLIALPTPFLANTSGWVFTEMGRQPWVVVPNPNGDPTIRLTVGQAVSGHSVTMMAFSLLTFAAVYGTLYLLWFFLLRRYVIKGPNLHSPLDPPDDDDPPTGDDDAPEGAEPGRRASSDHLSFAY comes from the coding sequence ATGACCGCATTGGACATCGCCCGCTGGCAGTTCGGCATGACCACGGTGATGCACTTCATCCTCGTGCCGCTCACCATCGGCCTCGCGCCGATGGTCGCCACGATGCAGACCATCTGGCTGGTGACGGGGAAGCAGGCGTGGCTCAAGGCCACGAACTTCTTCGGCAAACTCTTCCTCATCAACTTCGCGCTCGGCGTCGCCACCGGCATCGTGCAGGAGTTCCAGTTCGGCATGGCCTGGAGCGAGTACAGCAAGTTCGTCGGCGACGTCTTCGGCGCGCCGCTCGCGCTCGAGGGCCTCGTCGCCTTCTTCATGGAGTCGACCTTCCTCGGCCTGTGGATCTTCGGCTGGACGCGGTTGCCGAAACTCGTTCACCTGGGCTGCATCTGGCTGGTCGCGCTCGGCGTGAACGCCTCCGCGTTCTTCATCATCGCCGCGAACTCGTGGATGCAGCACCCCGTGGGGGCCACCTTCAACCCGGAGAAGAACCGGGCCGAGCTCACGAGCATCTGGGAGGTGCTCACCAACTCGACCACCCTCGCGGCGTTCCCGCACACCGTCTTCGGCGCGTGGCTCACCGCCGGCACCTTCGTCGCCGCGATCGGCGGCTGGTGGATGGTGCGCGGCATGCGCAAGGGCGACCCCGACGCGATCGAACTGGCGCAGTCGATGCGTCCCGTCACCCGGTTCGGCCTCGGCGTCATGATCGTCTCGGCCGTGGGCCTCGGCATCACCGGCGACGCGCAGGCCAAGCTCATGTTCGAACAGCAACCCATGAAGATGGCCTCCGCGGAATCGCTCTGCCACACCGAGACCGGCGCAAGCTTCTCCCTGCTCACCATCGGCACGCACAACAACTGCGAGTCGGTGACGCACGTGCTGCAGGTGCCGTACGTGACCTCCTTCCTCGCCAACGGCGATCCGAACTCGACGCTCAAGGGCGTCACCGAGCTGCAGGCGGAGGCCGTCGAGAAGTTCGGGCCCGGCGACTACCGCCCCAACCTCTTCGTCTCGTACTGGGCCTTCCGCGCCATGATGGGCTGGTCGGTCGGATCGGGCGTGCTGGCGCTGGCCGGACTGTGGGTCACCCGCCGCGGCCGGGTCCCGAACCAGAAGTGGTTCAGCCGGATCTGCCTCATCGCGCTGCCCACCCCGTTCCTCGCCAACACGTCCGGCTGGGTGTTCACCGAGATGGGGCGCCAGCCCTGGGTGGTGGTGCCCAACCCGAACGGCGACCCGACGATCCGGCTCACGGTGGGCCAGGCCGTCTCGGGCCACTCCGTGACGATGATGGCCTTCTCCCTCCTCACGTTCGCCGCGGTCTACGGCACGCTCTACCTGCTGTGGTTCTTCCTGCTCCGGCGGTACGTGATCAAGGGGCCGAACCTGCACAGCCCGCTCGACCCGCCCGACGACGACGATCCGCCGACCGGAGACGACGACGCCCCGGAGGGCGCCGAGCCGGGCCGGAGGGCCTCGTCGGACCACCTCTCCTTCGCGTACTAG
- a CDS encoding amino acid permease — MSTREDTGTEGDQLGTSLKPRHITMISIAGVIGAGLFVGSANAIKLAGPAVLISYSLAGLLVILVMRMLGEMATAHPDTGSFSTYAERALGRWAGCSIGWLYWLFWVLVIPVEATAAAVILSKTVGGPQWSWALLVVVLLTVTNLFSVGNYGEFEFWFALIKVLAIAAFLVLGALAIFGLLPGSGVSGVHHLWDTGGFMPNGAGAVIAAMLTTMFTFMGSEIVTIAAAESPEPAKGITKAVNSVVWRICLFYIGSIFVVVALVPWNTLDSATGSYQAVLQAMNIPAAAGIMDVVVLVAVASCLNSALYTASRMLYSLARRGDAPRAAGRTTKRGVPAVAVLSSMILGFLAVIGNYVLPEKLFGYLLATTGAVALFVYLVIAVSQIALRRRESTPSPLRMWFFPWATYAVIAFIVFVIVAMIVDPDQRSAVGLSTALAVIVVAASVAHQKRVDGRVS; from the coding sequence ATGAGTACGCGCGAGGACACCGGCACCGAGGGCGACCAGCTCGGTACCAGTCTCAAACCCCGGCACATCACGATGATCTCGATCGCGGGCGTCATCGGCGCCGGCCTGTTCGTGGGCTCGGCGAACGCGATCAAGCTCGCGGGGCCGGCGGTGCTGATCTCCTACAGCCTCGCGGGCCTGCTGGTGATCCTGGTGATGCGGATGCTCGGCGAGATGGCCACGGCGCACCCGGACACGGGCTCGTTCTCGACGTACGCCGAGCGGGCGCTGGGCCGCTGGGCGGGGTGCAGCATCGGGTGGCTGTACTGGCTGTTCTGGGTGCTGGTGATCCCGGTCGAGGCGACCGCCGCCGCGGTGATCCTGTCGAAGACGGTCGGCGGCCCGCAGTGGTCGTGGGCGCTGCTCGTGGTGGTGCTGCTCACCGTGACGAATCTCTTCTCCGTGGGCAACTACGGCGAGTTCGAGTTCTGGTTCGCGCTGATCAAGGTGCTCGCGATCGCGGCCTTCCTGGTGCTGGGCGCGCTGGCGATCTTCGGGCTGCTGCCCGGCTCCGGGGTCTCCGGCGTGCACCACCTGTGGGACACGGGCGGATTCATGCCGAACGGCGCCGGGGCGGTGATCGCGGCGATGCTCACCACCATGTTCACGTTCATGGGCTCGGAGATCGTGACGATCGCCGCCGCCGAATCGCCCGAGCCGGCCAAGGGCATCACGAAGGCGGTGAACTCGGTGGTCTGGCGGATCTGCCTGTTCTACATCGGGTCGATCTTCGTGGTGGTGGCGCTCGTCCCGTGGAACACGCTCGACTCGGCGACGGGGTCGTACCAGGCGGTCCTGCAGGCGATGAACATCCCGGCCGCCGCGGGGATCATGGACGTCGTGGTCCTCGTCGCCGTCGCGTCGTGCCTCAACAGCGCGCTCTACACCGCCTCGCGGATGCTGTACTCGCTCGCCCGCCGCGGCGACGCTCCCCGGGCCGCGGGCCGGACCACGAAGCGGGGAGTCCCGGCCGTGGCCGTGCTGTCCTCGATGATCCTCGGTTTCCTGGCGGTGATCGGCAATTACGTCCTGCCCGAGAAGCTCTTCGGCTACCTGCTGGCGACGACCGGCGCGGTGGCGCTGTTCGTCTACCTGGTGATCGCGGTCAGTCAGATCGCCCTGCGCCGCCGGGAGAGCACCCCGTCGCCGCTGCGGATGTGGTTCTTCCCGTGGGCCACCTACGCGGTGATCGCCTTCATCGTCTTCGTCATCGTCGCGATGATCGTCGACCCGGACCAGCGCAGCGCCGTCGGCCTCTCGACCGCCCTGGCCGTCATCGTGGTCGCCGCCAGCGTCGCGCACCAGAAGCGGGTCGACGGCCGCGTGTCGTGA
- a CDS encoding aminodeoxychorismate lyase, with protein MASVVVTLDGSVRAPDAPLLYADDLGAVRGDGCFETVLVRDGAPLKGRAHLDRLGRSAAALGLPAPNDGAWWAAMQRAAMLYGEEAGSAEGALRLVYTRGRESDPGTPTAYVTVSPLPDRARRARTEGISAITLNRGYSTGLGTDAPWLLLGAKTLSYAVNMAAARYAAEQGADDVIFTSSEGRILEAPRATVVIARGRTLVTPPAEQGILPGTTARALFDAAEDKGVSTAVEPIFPVDLVMNDGVWLVSSITLCARVHTLDGRALPDAPMDATVRSLIEAGIENTP; from the coding sequence ATGGCATCCGTGGTGGTCACCCTGGACGGTTCCGTGCGCGCTCCCGACGCGCCCCTGCTGTACGCCGACGACCTCGGCGCGGTCCGCGGCGACGGCTGTTTCGAGACCGTCCTGGTCCGCGACGGCGCGCCGCTCAAGGGGCGCGCCCACCTCGACCGGCTGGGCCGCTCGGCCGCCGCGCTCGGCCTCCCGGCGCCGAACGACGGTGCCTGGTGGGCCGCGATGCAGCGCGCGGCGATGCTCTACGGCGAGGAGGCGGGGAGCGCCGAGGGCGCGCTGCGGCTCGTCTACACGCGGGGCCGCGAGTCCGACCCGGGCACGCCCACCGCGTACGTCACGGTGTCGCCGCTGCCGGACCGGGCGCGGCGGGCGCGCACCGAGGGGATCTCCGCCATCACGCTCAACCGGGGCTATTCGACGGGGCTCGGCACCGACGCGCCGTGGCTGCTGCTCGGCGCGAAGACCCTCTCCTACGCGGTGAACATGGCCGCCGCGCGGTACGCCGCGGAGCAGGGCGCCGACGACGTGATCTTCACCTCCAGCGAGGGCCGCATCCTCGAGGCGCCGCGCGCCACCGTCGTGATCGCCCGCGGCCGCACGCTCGTCACCCCGCCCGCGGAGCAGGGCATCCTGCCCGGCACCACCGCGCGTGCCCTGTTCGACGCCGCGGAGGACAAGGGCGTCTCCACCGCCGTCGAGCCGATCTTCCCCGTGGACCTGGTCATGAACGACGGGGTGTGGCTGGTCTCGTCGATCACGCTGTGCGCGCGCGTGCACACCCTGGACGGCCGGGCCCTGCCCGATGCGCCCATGGACGCGACGGTCCGCTCGCTCATCGAGGCGGGGATCGAGAACACCCCCTAG